Proteins found in one Dermacentor silvarum isolate Dsil-2018 chromosome 8, BIME_Dsil_1.4, whole genome shotgun sequence genomic segment:
- the LOC119462682 gene encoding TOX high mobility group box family member 4 translates to MYSPGLGPTHQRGRRALYPATFRNMAPYEDAYLDHDMCYPVLTPPSQDPFVDSPNMLSGMGPLSDTVSDGSSPVSSHTASANGCNGDEDSDDNGPFSKLLTSPEILADNNNEGSADDVCVLHKQAQRDPKEPQRPVSAYALFFRETQAAIKEQNPHASFGELSQIAASMWEGLEAEQKLAYKRKTKAAMKEYRRTLADHRSGLATNGAADQLDIDRRSGYASSPGAMRTPPRGSMSPLQNSNPLLSSAMDEGSPRSYMVAASPEDVLRTQHQRQHRPMALSSPLMFQKPKRVSRMPKHCSLQAVMNSAPPSSPSCATHLTPQRSPSLCSQASGSGGGMPNNQLPVPMVNTFSRCRRTGCPNPPVASHEWDVEYCSSECVILYSKNVFSAWVAQRQIADRSLPQ, encoded by the coding sequence ATGTACTCGCCCGGGCTTGGACCGACTCATCAGCGAGGTAGGAGGGCTCTGTACCCGGCCACATTCCGTAATATGGCGCCCTACGAGGACGCGTACCTGGACCACGACATGTGTTATCCGGTCCTGACACCACCATCGCAGGATCCGTTCGTGGACTCGCCGAACATGCTGTCTGGAATGGGCCCCCTGTCCGACACGGTGAGCGATGGCTCCTCCCCGGTATCTAGCCACACTGCGTCAGCAAACGGCTGCAACGGCGATGAAGACAGTGATGACAATGGTCCATTTTCGAAGCTGCTGACCTCTCCAGAGATTCTGGCAGACAACAACAACGAAGGCAGCGCTGACGACGTGTGCGTCCTGCACAAGCAAGCGCAACGTGATCCCAAGGAACCGCAGAGACCCGTGTCTGCCTACGCGCTGTTCTTCCGCGAAACTCAAGCTGCCATCAAAGAGCAGAATCCCCACGCCAGCTTCGGCGAGTTGTCGCAGATAGCGGCCTCCATGTGGGAGGGACTCGAGGCGGAGCAAAAGCTGGCGTACAAGAGGAAGACGAAAGCTGCCATGAAGGAATACCGCAGGACCCTCGCAGATCACAGGTCCGGCCTCGCCACAAACGGCGCTGCTGACCAGCTGGACATAGACCGAAGGAGCGGGTACGCGAGTTCGCCGGGCGCTATGCGGACGCCACCAAGGGGCAGCATGTCGCCTCTACAGAACAGCAACCCGCTGCTGAGCTCCGCCATGGACGAGGGCTCCCCGCGTAGCTACATGGTGGCGGCGTCTCCCGAAGACGTGCTCAGAACTCAGCATCAGCGGCAGCATCGTCCCATGGCACTGAGCTCACCGTTGATGTTCCAGAAACCGAAGCGGGTGTCAAGGATGCCGAAACACTGCTCCCTTCAGGCGGTGATGAATTCGGCTCCACCTTCGTCCCCTTCCTGCGCAACTCACCTGACGCCTCAGCGGTCACCGTCACTCTGCAGCCAGGCGTCCGGCAGCGGTGGAGGCATGCCAAACAACCAGCTTCCGGTGCCGATGGTAAACACTTTCAGCCGGTGCCGCCGTACCGGCTGTCCCAATCCGCCCGTTGCTTCGCATGAGTGGGACGTTGAGTACTGCAGCAGCGAGTGCGTCATCTTGTACAGCAAGAACGTGTTCTCGGCCTGGGTAGCACAACGGCAGATTGCCGACCGCAGCCTGCCGCAGTGA